From Nicotiana tabacum cultivar K326 chromosome 15, ASM71507v2, whole genome shotgun sequence, the proteins below share one genomic window:
- the LOC107799087 gene encoding alkylated DNA repair protein ALKBH8 homolog encodes MGLPRFKRPGGTSESSSNLYVANCGPAVGLTFDTIEAVFGAYGPVKGVYLADESGTRVIVSYHEEKSAESALKTLNRRACPELGGRSLHIQYSVHSVCQVAVDDSIPVSMAASELDIPGLYLIHDFISAEEEKELLAAVDTTPWQKLAKRRVQHYGYEFQYSTRNVNTNQYLGELPLFLSPILEKMSLFQKLGYAETVLLDQLTVNEYPPGVGLSPHIDTHSAFEDLIFSLSLAGPCIMEFRKYSTGVWLTSPDTLSDEEAQNSDKSSKFLRRAIYLPPRSILLLSGEARYAWHHYIPHHKVDVVNDTRIRRASRRVSFTLRKIRKGPCECEFPEYCDSQK; translated from the exons ATGGGTTTACCGAGATTTAAACGTCCTGGAGGGACTAGCGAATCAAGTTCAAATCTTTATGTGGCCAATTGTGGGCCTGCGGTAGGACTCACTTTCGACACAATTGAAGCTGTATTTGGTGCCTATGGTCCGGTCAAGGGGGTCTATCTCGCCGATGAAAGTGGAACTAGAGTTATTGTGTCTTATCATGAAGAGAAGTCTGCAGAGTCTGCCCTGAAGACGTTGAATAGACGTGCATGTCCTGAGCTCGGTGGACGGTCTTTGCACATTCAGTATTCTGTACACTCTGTCTGCCAG GTTGCAGTTGATGACTCAATTCCGGTGTCTATGGCAGCTTCAGAGTTAGATATTCCTGGTCTTTACTTGATTCATGACTTTATCAGTGCCGAAGAAGAGAAG GAACTACTAGCAGCAGTTGATACAACGCCTTGGCAAAAACTTGCTAAAAGAAGGGTTCAGCATTATGGTTATGAGTTCCAATATAGT ACAAGGAATGTCAACACAAACCAGTACTTGGGTGAACTTCCATTATTTCTTTCCCCAATACTTGAAAAGATGTCATTATTTCAAAAGCTTGGTTACGCTGAAACTGTACTTTTAGACCAGCTCACG GTTAATGAATATCCACCCGGCGTGGGTTTGTCTCCGCATATTGACACCCATTCAGCATTTGAAGATTTAATTTTCAGCCTTTCATTGGCAGGGCCTTGCATCATGGAGTTCAGAAAGTATTCTACTGGTGTTTGGCTTACAAGCCCTGATACATTAAGTGATGAAGAGGCTCAAAATTCTGACAAGAGCTCAAAGTTCTTGAGGAGAGCTATTTATCTCCCTCCTCGATCTATTCTGTTATTATCAGGGGAAGCACGCTATGCTTGGCACCATTACATTCCACACCATAAG GTTGATGTAGTGAATGACACAAGAATTAGAAGGGCTTCAAGGAGAGTGTCATTTACCTTGCGCAAG ATAAGAAAAGGACCATGCGAGTGCGAGTTCCCCGAATACTGTGATTCTCAGAAGTAA
- the LOC107799086 gene encoding large ribosomal subunit protein uL30w, with translation MGETPVPESVLKKQKRSEEWALAKKQELEAAKKKNADNRKLIYNRAKQYSKEYEQQEKELIRLKREARLKGGFYVDPEAKLLFIIRIRGINAMPPQTKKILQLLRLRQIFNGVFLKVNKATVNMLHRVEPYVTYGYPNLKSVRELIYKRGYGKLDKQRIALTDNSIIDQALGKHGIICAEDLVHEIMTVGPHFKEANNFLWPFQLKAPLGGLKKKRNHYVEGGDAGNRENYINELIRRMN, from the exons ATGGGTGAAACTCCAGTCCCAGAGTCAGTCTTGAAGAAGCAAAAGAGGAGTGAGGAATGGGCTCTTGCAAAGAAGCAAGAACTTGAAGCTGCAAAGAAGAAGAATGCTGACAACCGGAAACTAATCTACAACAGGGCAAAACAGTACTCAAAGGAGTATGAGCAGCAG GAGAAGGAGTTAATTCGTTTGAAACGTGAGGCTAGATTGAAGGGCGGTTTCTATGTGGATCCTGAGGCAAAGTTGTTGTTTATCATTAGGATTCGTGG GATTAACGCTATGCCCCCACAGACCAAAAAAATCTTGCAGCTCCTACGGCTGCGACAG ATCTTTAACGGGGTCTTTTTGAAAGTTAACAAAGCCACGGTGAACATGCTGCATAGGGTTGAACCTTATGTTACCTACGG TTATCCAAACCTAAAAAGTGTAAGGGAATTGATCTACAAGAGAGGCTATGGGAAACTTGACAAGCAGAGAATTGCTTTAACAGACAATTCTATCATTGATCAG GCATTGGGCAAGCATGGAATTATCTGCGCAGAAGACCTTGTCCATGAGATAATGACTGTAGGACCCCACTTTAAGGAGGCCAACAACTTCCTGTGGCCATTCCAGCTGAAGGCACCTTTGGGTGGACTCAAGAAGAAGAGGAATCACTATGTTGAAGGTGGTGATGCCGGCAACCGTGAGAACTACATTAATGAACTTATCAGGAGGATGAACTAA